CCTATGGGTTAATGAAGGTTACCGGCTGCTCAGATAGTCTTCAGGCGATAAAAGGGGATTTAATTTCCACGCATATTCCCCAAGCCCTTAAAAAGCAAGCGCTTGATTTCCATCACCAATGTTATTTAGAGGCGAAAACCGCGTATTTAAATACGACACGAACCCCGACAGAGCAAGCTAAGGTGCAAAAAATCTTGCAGCAGTATGGTGGTGAAGATGATTTAAACTGGATGGGGTCGAAAGTACTACAAACCTTTTACTATCAAGATTTAAAAGCGAGAAGCCCTGTTCCTGGATTTTCCTATGCTTCAAATCCGTCGTCTCATTTTGAAGACGCTGGTAAAGATGATAAAGCGGTTGCTGCGCATAAACCTGAACATGGTTATCCAACCTGTGAAGCTTGGTGGGATAAAATTAAAGCAGATTTGGTGGATACGTCTAACAAAGCATCCTGGTATGACGAGCACTTGGGCAAATGGAATGTAGGGCATCGTGTAGCTGAATATAAAATGAACCACAAAATAGGGTGGGGTAGCCAACTCAGTGCCGATGATTTTATTGCTCGCGTGTTGCTTCAAGATGAAACAGGATTACAACTTTCTGCTAATGAAGCACTAATGGATAACACTAATGGCACCTTTAAAACCGCCGCGTCTCGTGCGTTAATCAATACAGGGCAATGGTTTAAATCCTTTACAACGACTCCTTTAAAGCGTGAAGCGATTTTGCAATCGTTACCCATCATGCAAGCATTTTTTTATTTTTTCTTAATCATCTTAACCCCATTTATATTGGCGTTAAGTGGCTATAGTACGAAAGCGGTTGGTAGCCTTTGCGCTTTACTCTTCATGGCTATTTTTATGCAATATTTGTGGCATCTTGGCAGCTTTCTGGAGCGCGCAACGGTCAATAGCCTTGGTGAAACAAATGTTGTCTCGGCCATGCAAAACATGATGGTTTTATTTTATTTCATCGCGCCGCTTATTTTATTGAAATTGTCTGCTCATTTTGGAGGCGAGGGCGGGGGGGTATTAAATGGCTTGCTAACTTCGGGACAAGAATTTGTTAACGATAAAGAGCAAATGGGGCAAAACATTGCCAGAGTAGGCGCCAAGGTCGCTTCAAAGGGGTTGGTATGAGCAGGAAATTAATCTTAGTTATCGTAACGTTTTGTTGCTCTGGCAAACTCTTGATAACCAATTTCACCTTTTTCAAAAAGGTCATAGGCTTGATTAGCATTATAAATAGATTTTCGATTTTTTGTACAACTGATTTCCAAACTGGTAGTCAACGCAACGAGCACAATGCGCAAACAACCTTTAAAGATTTTTTTCCAATTCATCAGGAGCGCTCTCCATGCTAAAACGTTACCTGTCAATTTTTATTATAACGATGATTCAATGGGTTATTCTAGTCTTAGCTTCCATGATATTAGTTAGTCAACTGGTTGCAACCCATAATCACCTTTTAACGTGGCGTATACTTTTTCAAACACATCAATCCATATTTTTAATCCTTCATGGTTTGGTTTATCTCACGGTATACCTTTTTTGGCCTAAAGCTATAGCGTTTTATGTCAAACGAAAAAAACTATCTGTTGAGCCAAGTCAACTAAAGCTTGCTTTATTTGCCCGATACTATGTTGTTGGAATGTTATTCACCTTAGACATGTTATTTCAAGTGGGATCATGATGAAGTACTATCCTGTTGAAAATTTATTACGTGAACCTACAGAATTTTATTCAAGCCTTACCTTTTTGGGGCTTGCGGTCATTGCATTCAAAACGCCGCACTTATTGCTTTTAACAGAACCTCTTAATTCTATTGCTGTAGGTGTTCTAAGCGGTTTTGGGCTCTATCGCTTTTCGCAAGGATTTCGAGTCAAGCGCTATCAAAAACGCTTGAAAGCCATGCCATATTATGCGTTGTCTACGAAACAAATTCCTTTGTCTAAAAAGTATTTATTTGTAGGGCGAGGGTTTTTATGGACTGGCTTACACACACAGCGCCTTCATCAAATTAAACAAGTAGGCAATTTACGTTTTACCCAGCCCGGTAAACTGTACAAAAAAGCTAGAGATTATGCGCGGCTACATCCAGAATCTGTATTGACGGCCTTCCTTAATAACGCATCGCGATTAAATCTCCTAAGGCCCCTGCCTCCTGTGGGCGGAAAACCTTATTTACATGGCTTAGGTAATAGAGACAAGCCTATCTCTATTGGGCAAGAGGTGCGAGTTGGGCATACTTTTGTACTTGGCACAACCCGTGTAGGTAAAACACGTCTAGCTTCTATTCTCATTAATCAAGATATTCGCAATGGTGATGCCGTTATTGTCGTAGATCCCAAAGGCGATTTGGATTTAGTTCGTGACATGTATTCAGCGTGTTTAGCCGCAGGGCGCTTATCTGATTTTAAAATCGTTCACTTAGGCTTTCCTGAAGCGTCAGCAAACTATAACCCACTGAAGAATTTTGAACAATTAACAGAAGTGGCCACCCGAATTACCGATGCTATTGCCGCTGAAGGAGAAGGCAAGCAGTTTGCAGATTTCGCTTGGAAGTATGTCAATATAGTTGTCAAGGCCCTTTACGCCATGAATGAACCAATAAATTATGGAGAAATTGGATTTTACTTAACCCGCCTTGACCAATTACTGATGCGCTATTGCGATACAGTGTTTGCTCACGTTCACTCTAACTATTTATCAGGCGTGGAAGCCATCATCGTTGAAAATGATGCCAAAGTAGATAAATACGGCAACCCCCATCCCCCCTTAGATCGCGCTAAGGCGGTATTAAAATACATCAAGCAATATGTAAGCGACATCATTGAAAAGGGAGATATCAAAGCCTTCCAAGGCAATCCCGTCATTGAGCTCTATGACGCAGCAAGCTTAGATAAACAATACTACGATAAAATTACCGCAAGTGTGGGACCTGTACTTGCTAAAATCAATAGCTCTTCGGCAAGTAGCATTTTTTCAGGACGAAATAGCACTGCTGAAGTTGAATTAATGGAGGTTATCAAAACCAAGCAAGTCCTCTATATTGGTTTAGATAGCTTATCTAATACGGTGGTGGCCCAAGGTGTCGGTAAAGCCTTTTTGTCAGATTTAGTATCAACGGCTGGCAAAATCTATAAAGAATCCCATGCTAATTACCGCGTTAATATTCATTGTGATGAATTATCAGAAATCATTCAGGAATCTTTTGTTAAGATTTTAAATAAAGCAGGAGGCGCAGGTTTTCAAGTAACCGCTTATGCGCAAACCAAGCAGGATTTAGAAGTAGCCTTAGGCTCGCGTGCCATGGCTGAGATGACCGAAGGTAATCTAAATACCATTATTATGCTTCGGGTCAAGAATACCGATACAGCCAAAGTTTTAACAGACATTTTAACCAAAGTTGATGTCATCAGTCACACGCAAGTCTCAACCGTCAATGACACGCCTCATGGCGCAGAGCACGTGTATTTTAATACCACTAATGAAGACCGAGTGCAGATGACGTCTATTCCAATGCTTGCGCCGTCTGATATCTGTGAATTACCTAAAGGTCAAGCTTTTGTGCTCGTTAATGGCGGGGAGCTTTATAAAATTCGCATCCCCTTGCCCCTTAATGATGGACTGGCTCCTAACAACATGATTGCCGCGATGAAAGAACTTAATGGCGTTAAACCTGTTAAGGCAGTTAATACCCGGGCTCAAGACTTAAAAAAGCCTAATTCCATGGATGATGAAAGATTAGAGCCATCCTTGCCTCTAGTTGAAGGAAGCAAGGCTCAAGTTAAAGAGCCTGTGACGCTTGAAGAAAATAAAAAAGAGAGGCAGGCATTATTAGCAGCGCCTTTTAAAAGTGAACCTTCTGTTATTCTCAATGATTTTATTAGCTGGCTTCACAAGCGTATTGAGTCAAAAAGTAGGCAATTTAACCCAGACTTTCAGATTTTGGTCAAAACAAGCCACAAATATCCTGCCCAGGTGGTTTTTATTGAAGAAGAGGTGCTCGCAAAGTATCAAGCACGCTCAGGTATTAACGCCGAGTTGCTTGCTAAGGTATTAACCGCACCTGATTGTCCTTATTTCATCAAAGACCAAGGTAGCTCGCAAATTGTCTATCGAGTAGAACTCGACAAACCCTTGCAGGTAACTACCATCAGCAGCAATATTCAATCAGGAGAAAGACTATCATGACCGCTATCATTCGTTTAACGCTAGTCAATCAAGAATCAGCTCATCTTTTCAGCCGAACGCTTAAAAATGGCCATCTTTTTTTTGAGCGTGTCCAACTGAAAATTGGCGTGTTGATTAAAGAAAGTCTTAATTATAATGCGCATGCACTCATCCGTCTTTATACGCTACACGATGAATTATTACACCTGCATGCGCATTTTGACGATGAAATTGATAAATTCGAAGCACTCATTGAAAAAAGGAAGAATCTTGGTGCAAAAACGATTGAGTTTAAAGCACAA
The Legionella busanensis genome window above contains:
- a CDS encoding conjugal transfer protein TraG N-terminal domain-containing protein; this encodes MIVFSPLSLYTTYLGWQQYDVIYLALWQTGILYLGFVAIAWRFLKNLLASASATHQMSEHALNQFLFELALAVLICGLFVYPSITLQQKGVVFKPVCTLGGANTKDSSIKDTGTTYDESFADVLTEQVKIPLGFVLLQNLASSMTYGLMKVTGCSDSLQAIKGDLISTHIPQALKKQALDFHHQCYLEAKTAYLNTTRTPTEQAKVQKILQQYGGEDDLNWMGSKVLQTFYYQDLKARSPVPGFSYASNPSSHFEDAGKDDKAVAAHKPEHGYPTCEAWWDKIKADLVDTSNKASWYDEHLGKWNVGHRVAEYKMNHKIGWGSQLSADDFIARVLLQDETGLQLSANEALMDNTNGTFKTAASRALINTGQWFKSFTTTPLKREAILQSLPIMQAFFYFFLIILTPFILALSGYSTKAVGSLCALLFMAIFMQYLWHLGSFLERATVNSLGETNVVSAMQNMMVLFYFIAPLILLKLSAHFGGEGGGVLNGLLTSGQEFVNDKEQMGQNIARVGAKVASKGLV